One Streptomyces sp. CNQ-509 DNA window includes the following coding sequences:
- a CDS encoding TIGR02680 family protein, translating into MTVLPHPAPGRWRPLRIGLVDLFYYDTEEFWFRDGRLLLRGNNGTGKSKVLALTLPFLLDGDLSARRVEPDADPGKRMEWNLLLGGEHPHPERLGYTWIEFGRRDTGTGQTHFVTLLCGLKAVAGRGIARHWYAVTDQRIGAELSLVDATGTALSRDRLTEAVAGRGMVYDQAKAYRRAVDEALFGLGERRYAALVDLLIQLRQPQLSKRPSEAALSRALTEALPPLDQAVIADVAEAFRSLDEEKEELRQAAEAERASSAFLDHYRRYARVAARRRARLPRTEHARYERLGRDLGAAREELAQAEADRQVAAARIAELEETAVRLKAQEEALRAGPEMRSARELEQAADDARRTEAELRRAEADREQAAQDHTRALGRLADAVARLGEAEDQLARIVEQEREVARTARLTGGLRTDGAPEAELRRAAEEAVDRRRRTVDHVADLAAQAEQAAAERRAAARRLDEAEREAGHTAERQAAAEAATTAAGSALVAAVRDHLRGCAELAVDDPEGLLDVLTDWTTHLTGPSPARERAAHAHRVRAARLADESAALGRRLADLGARREAAERELAGLEAGGQVGPPVPHTRTPGVREEAPGAPLWRLIDFREHVGTAERAGLEAALEASGLLDARVVPDGTALAADGHDVLLAPGAPLTGRPRLDGALRPAVDHGDARAAAVGEAAVVRLLGAIGLGDGPGDGPGTGHGDTWVAPDGRFRVGALTGSWAKEAAVYVGEGAREEARRTRIAELRGELGELAAAREALQAQRDAVAARRRALDGELATVPDQEEADLRHAHAQTAAAAEAAHRARSRRDEHAGTAREAARAEETAATELADTAAAVDLPADRPGLTAVRQALADYTAVLAALWPALRERAAAARAAAEDRGETERAGERVAELAVRAEESARTAAAAGERHATLGSTVGAAVAELQRRLAQTADARDACERGQRQARTDHTAAEKSAGRAEGRIEQLEKDTREATAARAEAIAALQRFTATGLLTVALPDVAVPAQDAGGWAAKPAIALARTVEAELAEAGVDDSDGAWERVQKRLGEEYKKLQDALSRGGHSASARMTDDGMAVDILYQGRERAVPELAEALAAEVAQLQRILSAHEREILETHLLTEVAGTLQELIAAAELQVRRMNDELEQRPTSTGMRLRLIWRPSRKAPAGLDRARTRLRQTADAWAPEDRAAVGEFLQAQIARQQTDEGEGGGKGSWLEVLTAALDYRSWHEFGVERHQQGRWVPATGPASGGERVLAMSVPLFAAASSHYATAAPDAPRLVALDEAFAGVDDDSRAKCLGLLHAFDLDVVMTSEREWACYPQVPGIAIAQLSRVDEIAAVLVTRWEWDGVALDQGAEPERTAASQGGIPVPRDGDAQESGAEPLWT; encoded by the coding sequence GTGACCGTTCTCCCGCACCCCGCGCCCGGCCGGTGGCGCCCTCTGCGCATCGGCCTGGTCGACCTCTTCTACTACGACACCGAGGAGTTCTGGTTCCGCGACGGCCGCCTGCTCCTGCGCGGCAACAACGGCACCGGGAAGTCCAAGGTCCTCGCCCTCACCCTGCCGTTCCTGCTGGACGGCGACCTGTCCGCGCGCCGCGTGGAGCCCGACGCCGACCCGGGCAAGCGCATGGAGTGGAACCTGCTGCTCGGCGGTGAGCACCCGCACCCCGAGCGGCTCGGCTACACCTGGATCGAGTTCGGCAGACGCGACACCGGCACCGGTCAGACGCACTTCGTCACTCTGCTGTGCGGGCTGAAGGCGGTCGCGGGCCGCGGCATCGCCCGCCACTGGTACGCGGTCACCGACCAGCGGATCGGCGCGGAGCTGAGCCTGGTCGACGCCACCGGCACCGCGCTGTCCCGCGACCGGCTCACGGAGGCCGTCGCGGGCCGCGGCATGGTCTACGACCAGGCGAAGGCGTACCGCAGAGCGGTCGACGAGGCGCTTTTCGGGCTCGGCGAACGGCGCTACGCCGCCCTCGTCGACCTGCTCATCCAGCTCCGCCAGCCGCAGCTCTCGAAACGGCCCAGCGAGGCCGCGCTGTCGCGGGCGCTGACGGAGGCGCTGCCGCCGCTGGATCAGGCGGTGATCGCGGACGTTGCGGAGGCGTTCCGCTCGCTGGACGAGGAGAAGGAGGAGCTGCGGCAGGCGGCCGAGGCAGAGCGGGCCTCCTCCGCGTTCCTCGATCACTACCGCCGCTACGCCCGCGTCGCGGCCCGCCGCCGCGCGCGGCTGCCGCGTACCGAGCACGCCCGCTACGAGCGGCTGGGCCGCGACCTCGGCGCCGCGCGGGAGGAGCTGGCGCAGGCGGAGGCGGACCGGCAGGTGGCCGCGGCCCGGATCGCGGAGCTGGAGGAGACGGCCGTACGGCTGAAGGCGCAGGAGGAGGCGCTGCGGGCAGGGCCGGAGATGCGCAGCGCCCGCGAGCTGGAGCAGGCCGCGGACGACGCCCGGCGCACGGAGGCGGAGCTGCGGCGTGCCGAGGCCGACCGGGAGCAGGCGGCGCAGGACCACACCCGGGCGCTGGGCCGGCTCGCGGATGCCGTCGCCCGGCTCGGGGAAGCGGAGGACCAGCTTGCGCGGATCGTGGAGCAGGAGCGGGAGGTGGCCCGGACCGCCCGGCTCACCGGCGGCCTGCGGACGGACGGCGCCCCGGAAGCGGAGCTGCGCCGGGCGGCCGAGGAGGCGGTGGACCGCAGGCGGCGCACGGTGGACCACGTAGCGGACCTGGCGGCACAGGCCGAACAGGCCGCGGCCGAGCGCCGCGCCGCGGCCCGCCGCCTGGACGAGGCCGAGCGGGAGGCCGGGCACACCGCCGAGCGGCAGGCCGCGGCCGAGGCAGCGACCACCGCGGCGGGAAGCGCGCTCGTCGCCGCCGTACGTGACCATCTCCGGGGCTGCGCCGAGCTGGCCGTCGACGACCCCGAGGGACTGCTCGACGTCCTGACGGACTGGACGACGCATCTGACCGGCCCGTCACCCGCCCGCGAGCGCGCCGCCCACGCCCATCGCGTGCGCGCCGCGCGGCTGGCCGACGAGTCGGCCGCGCTGGGGCGGCGGCTGGCGGACCTCGGCGCCCGGAGGGAGGCGGCCGAGCGGGAGCTGGCCGGGCTCGAAGCGGGCGGCCAGGTCGGGCCGCCGGTGCCTCACACCCGTACCCCGGGTGTACGCGAGGAGGCGCCGGGCGCGCCGCTGTGGCGTCTGATCGACTTCCGCGAACACGTCGGTACGGCGGAACGCGCCGGTCTGGAGGCGGCGCTGGAGGCGTCCGGGCTGCTGGACGCCCGGGTGGTCCCGGACGGCACGGCGCTCGCCGCGGACGGGCACGACGTGCTGCTCGCCCCCGGCGCTCCGCTCACCGGGCGCCCGCGGCTCGACGGAGCCCTGCGCCCGGCGGTGGACCACGGCGACGCGCGGGCCGCCGCGGTGGGCGAGGCGGCCGTGGTCCGGCTGCTCGGGGCGATCGGTCTGGGCGACGGGCCGGGTGACGGCCCCGGCACCGGCCACGGCGACACCTGGGTGGCTCCGGACGGCCGCTTTCGCGTGGGCGCCCTGACCGGAAGCTGGGCGAAGGAAGCCGCCGTGTACGTCGGCGAAGGCGCGCGCGAGGAGGCCCGCCGGACCCGTATCGCCGAGCTGCGCGGCGAACTCGGTGAACTCGCGGCGGCGCGGGAGGCGCTTCAGGCGCAGCGGGACGCGGTGGCCGCCCGGCGCCGCGCCCTGGACGGCGAACTCGCCACCGTCCCTGACCAAGAAGAGGCGGATCTGCGCCACGCCCACGCGCAGACCGCCGCCGCCGCGGAGGCCGCCCACCGGGCCCGTAGCCGCCGCGACGAGCACGCCGGGACGGCCCGTGAAGCCGCCCGTGCGGAGGAGACGGCCGCCACCGAACTGGCGGATACCGCCGCGGCCGTGGACCTGCCCGCAGACCGGCCGGGCCTGACCGCCGTACGGCAGGCGCTGGCCGACTACACCGCCGTGCTGGCCGCGTTGTGGCCGGCGCTGCGGGAACGGGCCGCCGCCGCGCGCGCCGCCGCCGAGGACCGCGGCGAGACCGAGCGGGCCGGGGAACGGGTGGCGGAACTGGCCGTACGCGCCGAGGAGTCGGCCCGTACGGCGGCGGCGGCCGGGGAACGCCACGCCACCCTGGGCAGCACCGTGGGCGCGGCCGTGGCCGAGCTCCAGCGGCGGCTGGCGCAGACCGCGGACGCACGGGACGCGTGCGAACGGGGCCAGCGGCAGGCGCGTACGGACCACACCGCGGCGGAGAAGAGCGCCGGGCGCGCGGAGGGGCGGATCGAGCAACTGGAGAAGGACACCCGGGAGGCGACCGCCGCCCGCGCCGAGGCGATTGCCGCGCTGCAGCGGTTCACCGCCACCGGGCTGCTCACCGTGGCGCTTCCGGACGTGGCTGTGCCGGCGCAGGACGCCGGCGGCTGGGCGGCGAAGCCCGCCATCGCGCTTGCCCGCACCGTGGAGGCGGAGCTGGCCGAAGCCGGCGTCGACGACTCCGACGGCGCCTGGGAGCGGGTGCAGAAACGGCTCGGCGAGGAGTACAAGAAGCTGCAGGACGCCCTCTCCCGAGGCGGCCACAGCGCCAGCGCGCGGATGACGGACGACGGCATGGCCGTCGACATCCTCTACCAGGGCAGGGAGCGCGCCGTGCCCGAACTTGCGGAGGCGCTGGCGGCCGAGGTGGCCCAGCTGCAGCGGATCCTGTCCGCGCACGAGCGCGAGATCCTGGAGACCCACCTGCTCACCGAGGTCGCCGGCACCCTCCAGGAGCTGATCGCCGCCGCGGAGCTGCAGGTGCGGCGCATGAACGACGAGCTGGAACAGCGCCCCACCTCCACCGGCATGCGGCTGCGGCTGATCTGGCGCCCCTCCCGCAAGGCGCCGGCCGGTCTGGACCGGGCCCGGACGCGGCTGCGGCAGACCGCCGACGCCTGGGCACCGGAGGACCGGGCCGCGGTGGGGGAGTTCCTGCAGGCTCAGATCGCGCGGCAGCAGACCGACGAAGGAGAGGGCGGCGGGAAGGGCAGTTGGCTGGAGGTGCTCACCGCGGCACTGGACTACCGTTCCTGGCACGAGTTCGGAGTGGAACGCCACCAGCAGGGCCGGTGGGTGCCGGCCACCGGACCCGCCTCCGGGGGCGAGCGGGTGCTGGCCATGAGCGTGCCGCTGTTCGCGGCGGCCTCGTCCCACTACGCCACGGCCGCACCGGACGCCCCACGGCTGGTCGCCCTGGACGAGGCGTTCGCGGGTGTCGACGACGACTCCCGTGCCAAGTGCCTCGGCCTGCTGCACGCCTTCGATCTCGACGTGGTGATGACGAGCGAGCGTGAGTGGGCCTGCTACCCGCAGGTGCCGGGGATCGCCATCGCGCAGTTGTCGCGGGTGGACGAGATCGCGGCGGTGCTGGTCACGCGTTGGGAGTGGGACGGGGTGGCCCTGGACCAGGGAGCGGAGCCGGAGCGCACGGCGGCGTCGCAGGGCGGCATCCCCGTGCCGCGGGACGGGGATGCGCAGGAGTCCGGTGCGGAGCCCCTGTGGACGTGA